CTTCCCCTACCTGGGCTCCTGCTAATACTTCTACCTGGGCTTCTGCTACCATTTCTAACAGGACTTCTACTGATGCTCCTGCTACCATTCCGAACAGGACTTCTACTGATGCTCCTGCTCCTCAATGGTGCTCGAGGCGGGCTTCCACTAACACTTCGACTCCTGCTCATTCTTCGTTTTGGACTAACACTAGGGCTCTTGCTGCGACTCTTTCTGGGACTAATACTCATACTCTTACTCAACGTCCTTCTAGGACTAATGCTTCGACTCCTGCTCATCAACTTTTAATAAAATACCAGATCTGGAACAATTTTTAAGCACAAAGAATAACTGAGGTGTGACAAGAATGGAGAGTGGACCTAGATTTTCCAGGGTGATCATCTACAATATCAGGTTGTCTTTCTGAGCTTCTGTCAGATTTAGAATCCACAGCAGCAATGCCATTGCTCCTTCGCTCACCATTCTCCTTGGGGGATCTCTCCACATCATTTTCCACCATATCTGCCTCTCCTCTCCTTCTGTGGCGGGCATCTGAGGCTTGAGGTACATCTTCAGCTGCAGGACATCACAAAAGCCAGCATAATGCAtgcaatcaaataataattggGAGAAATTAGAGATGAAATCAAAAACCATCCATCATCATAATTTACCAAAATCGATGatggaaggggaaaaaaaattaccaGATTTCACTGACAAGCCTTTACGGTTTACATCTTTCCCTTGACCATCAAGGCCATCTTGCTCAGAGGTGTTTCTGCTCTTGCTATCACTTTCGGTATCCGTAAGACTGTCCAAGTCCCTTGTGAAGAGAAAAAAACTAAGTAttagaaaatgcccatcttgaATAGGAATGCATTGAAAGAAACTTAATCTACAGAGGAAACTGGAAGTTCTTAAGTTCACTAGCAAAGACATCACAAGATTGACGTCCCAAACCAGCACCAATTAATTTTCTCTTTCCAATTCAAAGGAAAGTCTCGACATACAGAGCAACTCTAAATTTCTAATCCGGTCTCAATatccccttttctttttctttcctataGCTAAGTAATTCTGGGAGCTGAAGGCCAGCCTCAAGTGTTGTACGCCCATTTTTTTTACTTGACGAAATTTACAATTTTctatcaaaaaataataataataaatttgcgGAGCAACAATTTCAAGAGGCTCACTTATGGTAGGGTTTTCTTCTAGTCTCTATAGCTTGAGAAGAAAAATAGTGTTTTTTAGTAAGGAAAACTCCTTTGAGTTGTTCTGAGGGAGGTTTCTTTTTATTCTAGACGCTTGGTGGAATCAATTAGACCCTTCCTTTTCCAATTACACTATTTTGTCTGTTTTCGCAATCTGGAAGATAGTATCCAAACTTAGAGAAAACTCTTACTTTTCTACATCTCATTGGATCAACGAAGTTGTTTGTTGCATAACCCAAGGTAGATCCATAGCTGGAAAAGGCATATTCAACCTTACTCACGAGCAACATCATGTTACTCACCCTAAATTAATAGCCAACTAAAGCTGCATCTGTTATGATGCAGCTCAAAAGCCCCACCCCAATTATGCAAATTCTTCAATGTTTATGTTGGAAAATATTAtgtgaaaaacaatttttcatgaAGAATcagaataataaataatatagataaattttttaAGTCATAATATCAAGAACCTTTTAGATTTTCTCTTTGACTTCTTATCATGCCTCCGTCTCTTTCGATCACGTCTCTTATCCTTTCTCCTCCCACGCCTATATTTGCCTCTCTTAGATGTCCTCTTTCTCTTTCGAGACCTGTCATCACTGGAAGAACTTtcagaagatgatgatgatgatgacaAATCTGTGTCAGAAACACTCTCAGAGTCGGAGTCTAATTCTGAATCCGAAGAACTATCTGAGTCGGATGTATCATattttttcttcctcctcttcctTTCCCTTGATTTTTTCTGCTTTCCTCTTCGCTTTTCTTCATGACTATCATCATCTGAAGCATTCTTTCCTGTTTTCACTTtattcatctttcttttttctgcatgcaaaatgatatttaaaattgaaaaataaatgataCACGCCTACCAAACAGTCAACTAACTTTAAGAACGGGCTTAGGGTCAACAAATTACCTCACAAGAAACAattaacattaataaaataaataacaagttATCAATATGTTTGGTGATTTCTACCTTCATTAAACTCGCCACAATTGACAATTTTCACTGTAACAGTTGGAACGCCATCTTCAACATCCActctttccatttttttcagTACGTCAAAACCTTGGACAAGCTTTCCAAATACTATATGCTTCCTAAAAGAGCAGTACCGGAGCTCAAGTCAACGTAAATAATATACTAACTTTGCAATACACCAAACTTCCAAGTCAAATCCATAGAATATACACGATAGTATCAAAAATAAATGTATGAGGAACAAAGATAAATATTCACAATTGGATGAAATTCCCACAATACTACATTAACAAACCTGTCGAGATGATTATTAGCCTTAAATGTGATAAGAAAATGGGAGCCTAAAGTGTCACGGTCAGCAATTGCCATTGATAGAAGACCAGGTCCATCGTGTTTTAGCCGAGGAAGTTCATCTGTACCAatctcaaacatttgttacccTCGATTTTACCAAAATAGTATACACATGAACACTTTTTCAATAGCTCGTGAAACTACAATCAGTCGTGCAGAAAACAATATCTAAACAAAAGGATGCATCTGAAAATCTATATACTAAGTATGAGATGTACACTTGAAGAAAGCCATGCAGTAATGGTGACAATACAAACATAGCGCCAGACACTGCAGACCTATCCCATAAAATTACAACAGATGAATTAAGATCATATCATGTTAAGAAACAAGAGTACCAAAACAAGATTGGTATCACATGTAGAAGTTCTTTCAGTAAAATGTCtttaaaagaatataaagtAGTAATATACTTGGATGAAAAGGAAACCTATCAATGTAGGGGAAGAACCTCATGGAAAACAAGAAGTGGGGCTCCGTGACCTGCATTTTCTTAGTTAACAAAATATTCTTATCATGAGAATGAAATGAATCTAAATGAACTTTATAGATAAACAATTCCACAGAAATCAACACAGTCACCAAGATTTTCATTAGCAGACCCATTCCATTATAAAGCAACCACACAAgcaaagtaaaaaaataaaaaataaataaatcaaataaatcaaaggatGAAAAGAAACAGTAACAGAAATCCATAGCAACCAAAAATTACTTGCATACTCCTCATATTGTAACAAaacttgaaaaacaaaaaacgtaTATTTTACTTAAGCTAAAAAGACGATGTTTGCCTAACTCTGAAAATTTGAAGATTATTCATTGTGGCGAGATAATGAAAAACTCAATGCCCATTTCAACAAACAACAGATTTCTTGTCTCTTACCAAACCATGCACTTAATAATCACACAACGGTAATACAAACTAAATGAGATCATATTTAAACTTCatcctgaaaaacataaaaataatgttTAGAAAATGCAAAATTCACCTGGAAACTTTCCACCGTATATGCTCTCTCCAACAGTACCTGTGTAAGTTAAGAGCAGTGAAGAATTAACTTTCATCATCATGCAAAAACCTATCTACAAGTTGGTACCAACCACCGGTCAACATTCTACAACTTCTATAGAATAGCAAAGACAACATTCAAACAACTTTTCAAAGAAACCACACTGCTTGTAGCTCCACCAAGGAAGATGTAGTTATCAGATGTCCAGCACTGCACATTTACTTGATACAATCTTCAAACAAGGTTtctcaaaaaaatcaaatcaaatcaaatcaaggGCAGCTAtcaatccaaaataataataataataaataactatAGGGTTTAGGGCCAATGTTCTAAGAACTATAGAATAGCAAAATTCAAACAACTTTTCTAGGAAACCAAAATGATTGCAACTCCACCTCGGAAGAAGTAGTTATCAGATGTCCAGAACTTCACATTTACTTGATACAATCTTCAACAAGGTTTCTCAAAAAATAAGATCAAATCAAGGTTTTATCAATACACACACAGACTTTTCCAAATGGGAGGAACAGTATTAAAGCTATAGTGGTTAAATAAGAGAAATCCTCTACACCAAGTCACAACCATGTTAACTAtagcattaaaaaaaactataaaagagGAGATCCTTATTGTCAAAATTTCTTCTGTTTCTTTCATGCCACAAATTCCAGCAAAAGACCCTAACAGAATTCTCCCAAATCACCCTTTTCTCCTTTTGAAGAGATGAAACTATCCTACATTAATCTGAATCCTTAATCTCTAAGCCAAAGAGATGGAGTGGAAATAAACACTAATAGGTGTTTCAACCAAACATAGGAAGC
This genomic window from Benincasa hispida cultivar B227 chromosome 4, ASM972705v1, whole genome shotgun sequence contains:
- the LOC120076024 gene encoding peptidyl-prolyl cis-trans isomerase CYP95 isoform X2 — protein: METPGKKWFLSCSMTLLQKRLRIFAHCVQERKELAPKLEDHYIIRDHFFIGLLEVLWHRLEISSNEMVLLERAYTVESFQVTEPHFLFSMRFFPYIDRFPFHPNELPRLKHDGPGLLSMAIADRDTLGSHFLITFKANNHLDRKHIVFGKLVQGFDVLKKMERVDVEDGVPTVTVKIVNCGEFNEEKRKMNKVKTGKNASDDDSHEEKRRGKQKKSRERKRRKKKYDTSDSDSSSDSELDSDSESVSDTDLSSSSSSSESSSSDDRSRKRKRTSKRGKYRRGRRKDKRRDRKRRRHDKKSKRKSKRDLDSLTDTESDSKSRNTSEQDGLDGQGKDVNRKGLSVKSAEDVPQASDARHRRRGEADMVENDVERSPKENGERRSNGIAAVDSKSDRSSERQPDIVDDHPGKSRSRSISPRRTLSKSMSISPRKSRSKSPSVSPKRRMSRSRSVSGSPPRAPLRSRSISRSPVRNGSRSISRSPVRNGSRSPGRSISRSPGRGRKGRSISRSPLRSGPQRGISRSPVRSSNPQRSPSRSPPRRASRKSISRSPARVSRSISRSPVRSSRQSLSRSSGRAPSRRSISRSPRAPVRSRRNYSRSLTPIRRPRSPASDRGRSASRSVSPEGSPKRIRRGRGFSERYSFARRYRTPSASPVRSYRYSGRVERDRYSNYRRYSPRRYRSPPRGRSPLRYRNRSRTPSASRSPRYRSRRYSRSRSPIRSRSPVEGSRSRLSPRGGRRRSPSRSRSPSKSRSPADSQSPRRTSRDKSRSPSGSPQGKKGLVSYGDGSPDSER
- the LOC120076024 gene encoding peptidyl-prolyl cis-trans isomerase CYP95 isoform X4, which produces MAIADRDTLGSHFLITFKANNHLDRKHIVFGKLVQGFDVLKKMERVDVEDGVPTVTVKIVNCGEFNEEKRKMNKVKTGKNASDDDSHEEKRRGKQKKSRERKRRKKKYDTSDSDSSSDSELDSDSESVSDTDLSSSSSSSESSSSDDRSRKRKRTSKRGKYRRGRRKDKRRDRKRRRHDKKSKRKSKRDLDSLTDTESDSKSRNTSEQDGLDGQGKDVNRKGLSVKSAEDVPQASDARHRRRGEADMVENDVERSPKENGERRSNGIAAVDSKSDRSSERQPDIVDDHPGKSRSRSISPRRTLSKSMSISPRKSRSKSPSVSPKRRMSRSRSVSGSPPRAPLRSRSISRSPVRNGSRSISRSPVRNGSRSPGRSISRSPGRGRKGRSISRSPLRSGPQRGISRSPVRSSNPQRSPSRSPPRRASRKSISRSPARVSRSISRSPVRSSRQSLSRSSGRAPSRRSISRSPRAPVRSRRNYSRSLTPIRRPRSPASDRGRSASRSVSPEGSPKRIRRGRGFSERYSFARRYRTPSASPVRSYRYSGRVERDRYSNYRRYSPRRYRSPPRGRSPLRYRNRSRTPSASRSPRYRSRRYSRSRSPIRSRSPVEGSRSRLSPRGGRRRSPSRSRSPSKSRSPADSQSPRRTSRDKSRSPSGSPQGKKGLVSYGDGSPDSER
- the LOC120076024 gene encoding peptidyl-prolyl cis-trans isomerase CYP95 isoform X1 — translated: METPGKKWFLSCSMTLLQKRLRIFAHCVQERKELAPKLEDHYIIRDHFFIGLLEVLWHRLEISSNEMVLLERAYTVESFQKMQVTEPHFLFSMRFFPYIDRFPFHPNELPRLKHDGPGLLSMAIADRDTLGSHFLITFKANNHLDRKHIVFGKLVQGFDVLKKMERVDVEDGVPTVTVKIVNCGEFNEEKRKMNKVKTGKNASDDDSHEEKRRGKQKKSRERKRRKKKYDTSDSDSSSDSELDSDSESVSDTDLSSSSSSSESSSSDDRSRKRKRTSKRGKYRRGRRKDKRRDRKRRRHDKKSKRKSKRDLDSLTDTESDSKSRNTSEQDGLDGQGKDVNRKGLSVKSAEDVPQASDARHRRRGEADMVENDVERSPKENGERRSNGIAAVDSKSDRSSERQPDIVDDHPGKSRSRSISPRRTLSKSMSISPRKSRSKSPSVSPKRRMSRSRSVSGSPPRAPLRSRSISRSPVRNGSRSISRSPVRNGSRSPGRSISRSPGRGRKGRSISRSPLRSGPQRGISRSPVRSSNPQRSPSRSPPRRASRKSISRSPARVSRSISRSPVRSSRQSLSRSSGRAPSRRSISRSPRAPVRSRRNYSRSLTPIRRPRSPASDRGRSASRSVSPEGSPKRIRRGRGFSERYSFARRYRTPSASPVRSYRYSGRVERDRYSNYRRYSPRRYRSPPRGRSPLRYRNRSRTPSASRSPRYRSRRYSRSRSPIRSRSPVEGSRSRLSPRGGRRRSPSRSRSPSKSRSPADSQSPRRTSRDKSRSPSGSPQGKKGLVSYGDGSPDSER
- the LOC120076024 gene encoding peptidyl-prolyl cis-trans isomerase CYP95 isoform X3, giving the protein MTKKKSPLVFLDVSIDGDPREKMVFELFYDVAPKTAENFRALCTGEKGIGPKTGRPLHYKGSFFHRIIGGSMAQAGDFVKRDGTVGESIYGGKFPDELPRLKHDGPGLLSMAIADRDTLGSHFLITFKANNHLDRKHIVFGKLVQGFDVLKKMERVDVEDGVPTVTVKIVNCGEFNEEKRKMNKVKTGKNASDDDSHEEKRRGKQKKSRERKRRKKKYDTSDSDSSSDSELDSDSESVSDTDLSSSSSSSESSSSDDRSRKRKRTSKRGKYRRGRRKDKRRDRKRRRHDKKSKRKSKRDLDSLTDTESDSKSRNTSEQDGLDGQGKDVNRKGLSVKSAEDVPQASDARHRRRGEADMVENDVERSPKENGERRSNGIAAVDSKSDRSSERQPDIVDDHPGKSRSRSISPRRTLSKSMSISPRKSRSKSPSVSPKRRMSRSRSVSGSPPRAPLRSRSISRSPVRNGSRSISRSPVRNGSRSPGRSISRSPGRGRKGRSISRSPLRSGPQRGISRSPVRSSNPQRSPSRSPPRRASRKSISRSPARVSRSISRSPVRSSRQSLSRSSGRAPSRRSISRSPRAPVRSRRNYSRSLTPIRRPRSPASDRGRSASRSVSPEGSPKRIRRGRGFSERYSFARRYRTPSASPVRSYRYSGRVERDRYSNYRRYSPRRYRSPPRGRSPLRYRNRSRTPSASRSPRYRSRRYSRSRSPIRSRSPVEGSRSRLSPRGGRRRSPSRSRSPSKSRSPADSQSPRRTSRDKSRSPSGSPQGKKGLVSYGDGSPDSER